CTTTTCCGGGCAGTATTTCTACAAATGCACCGAAATTGGTTATTCTCAAGACCTTGCCAAGGTAGACTTTACCTACTTCCACATCCTGGGTAATATTCTTAATCATATCCAGCGCCTTTTCACCGGCAGCTTCGTTGGGTGCAGCTATATAAATTCTACCGTCGTCTTCAATGTCAATTTTTACTCCGGTCTCCGCTATAATCTTGTTGATCATCTTGCCGCCAGGGCCTATAACCTCCCTGATTTTGTCAGGGTCGATCACCGTCGTGAATATTCTGGGAGCATATGGTGAAAGCTCGGGCCTTGGACTCGAAATGGTAGCCAGCATCTTTTCAAGGATGTATAGTCGTCCTTCCCTTGCCTGTTCAAGGGCTTTCTTAAGAATTTCTGCATCAATACCTTTAATTTTTATGTCCATCTGTATGGCTGTTATACCCTTTGATGTTCCCGCTACTTTGAAATCCATGTCACCCAGGAAATCTTCTATACCTTGGATATCGGACAGTATGGTCACCTTGTCATCTTGTTTTATAAGCCCCATAGCAATACCTGCCACCGGTGCCTTTATCGGAACACCCGCATCCATTAATGCCAAGGTTGATCCGCATACGCTAGCCATGGACGTTGAGCCGTTGGAACTGAGTACTTCGGAAACAAGTCTTATTGTATATGGGAAGGTCTCTTCTGGGGGTATCATGGGTTCAAGGGCTCTCTCGGCCAGAGCACCGTGGCCGATTTCTCTTCTTCCGGGCCCTCTGAGCATCCTTGTTTCACCGGTACTGTAAGGTGGAAAATTGTAATGATGCATGAACCTCTTGCTTTCTTCGAGCTCAAGTCCGTCAAGTATCTGGACATCGCCCAGTGCTCCGAGCGTCGCTACCGTTAGGACCTGTGTTTGGCCGCGGGTGAAGAGTCCCGATCCATGGGTCCTAGGCAAAATTCCAACCTCGCAGGAAATGGGCCTTATTTCAGTACTTTTCCTGCCGTCCGGCCTTATTCCTTCGTAAGTTATCATGTTCCTTACTTCTTCTTTCAAAATGCTGTATAACACTTCTGCTATCTCTTTTTCTTTTTCTGGATAGATATCCTGGAAATGTAGCAGGGTATCTTCGTTAATCTTTTGCAGGTACGCTTCTCTTTCCTGTTTATCATATATTCTTATGGCTTTTAGGATTTCGTCTCTGGCATACTCCCGTACAGCTTTTTCCAGCTCCGGGTCTATTTCCATAACGGGCACTTCCATCTTGGGCTTGCCCACTTTCGCTATAATCTCTTCCTGAAATTTCACGATTTTTTTAATCTCTTCGTGACCAAAGAGTATTGCATTTATCATCTCTTCCTCGGTTACTTCGTCGGCTCCAGCTTCGACCATCAAAATTGCATCTTTAGTTCCGGCAACTACCAGCCTGAGGCGACTTTTTTCATATTGTTCAACGGTGGGGTTGATTATGAAGTTTCCGTCAACCAAGCCTACTGAAACGGCTCCAACCGGGCCCTCAAAGGGAATGTCTGATATGCACAGTGCTATGGAAGCTCCGTTTATCGCTACCACATCGGGAGTGTTACCCTGATCTACTGACAGGATGGTGGCTATAATCTGAATATCGTTTCTGAAACCTTTCGGAAAGAGGGGACGAAGTGGCCTGTCGATAACCCTTGCTGACAAAATGGCCTTTTCGCTGGGCTTTCCTTCCCGCTTTATAAAACCTCCGGGAATCTTGCCCACTGCGTAAAGCCTTTCCTCATAATCTACGGTCAACGGCAGAAAATCCACACCTTCGCGGGGCTCTTTAGATGCTGTGGCCGTAACCAGCACTACCGTATCTCCGTATCTTGCGAGTACCGCCCCGTTGGCCTGCTGGGCCAGTTTTCCGGTTTCTATAATAAATGGCCTACCTGCTATCTCAGTCTTGAATACCTCCAAGTAAATTTTTCCTCCTTTCTTTCGTAGAAAAACATAATTTTTTTTATTCTACATCATTGTTATTATTTCCTTCTTTGCTTCTAAAAAATTAAAGCGGGGAATCCCCGCTTTGTTATTATTTTCTAAGTTCGAGTTTTTCAAGGATATTTTTATAGCGCTCCATATCTTTCCGCTTTAGATAATTTAATAAAGCCCTTCTTTTTCCGACCATTTTCAGGAGTCCCCGACGAGAGTGATGGTCTTTTTTGTGTATTTTAAGGTGTTGGGTCAGCTGGTTGATCCTCTCGGTCAGAATAGCTATCTGCACTTCCGGAGATCCCGTATCATTTTCGTGAACCTTAAATTTGTCAATTATGTTCTGTTTAGTTTCCTTGTCTAGTGCCACTTGTTTCACCTCCTTTTTGTTTCTAATCCCCTGTTACCCAGTCAATCGACGGAGGAATCGATTGACCGAGAAAGGGTTCATCGATGTTTAGCAGCAATTATTATAACATACAAAAAATCTGATTACAAGCGCGACATGTAGGGTATCGATTGTTTTGGTTCTCGCACTTTATCCAAAATGGATCTTGCCCTCAAAAAGTCCTGCTTCACCTGTTGTGCAAGGCTTTTTGCATCCGGAAAAAGCCTTTCATCCCTTATCCTTTCGATAAAATATACCTCCACTTCTTCACCATAGATCTGTTCATTAAAATCAAAAATATGGACCTCCAGAGTAGGTTGGTTATTGGCGACTTTTCTTTTAAACGTAGGTTTTTCTCCCACATTGGCTATACCTTTGTAAAATTTTCCCCGTAGTGAAACTAGAACAGCGTAAACACCATATGCTGGTACGACTATTTCAGGCGAAAACGAAACGTTTGCGGTCGGAAAACCCAGCTTTCTGCCGATGGCTTCACCCGTTACCACTTTGCCTTCTATACTGAAAGGCCGCCCGAGTAAAGCCCTTGCTTCTACCATATCGCCCCGTTCGATCATTGACCTTATTAGAGTACTGCTAACTACCTTTTCCTCAAGAGTCACAGGGGGAATTATTAAAGTGTCAAATCCCTTTTTCTTTCCCATTATTATTAACTCTTCCACAGTCCCCCGACCACCGCTGCCGAAGCGGAAGTTATAACCGACAACAACCAGCTTTGCTTTCAATTTTTCGATTAAGACACAGTCTATGAATTCCTCGTAGGACATTTCAGAAAACGTCCTGGTAAACGGTATTACCACGAGGTTTTTTACTCCGTGAGCCTCTATAACTTTCTGTTTCTGTCCCAATGAGGTTATGAGCGGAGAAGATTTCTCAGGGAATAGAATTTTTGAGGGATGGGGTTCGAAAGTCACAACAAACGACTCGAGCCCCTTTTCATCAGCAATCGTTACCAGCTCGCTTATTAGTTTCTGGTGTCCCAGGTGGACTCCGTCAAAATTTCCCAGCCCGCATGCAGCTGGGGTTT
The DNA window shown above is from Thermosediminibacter oceani DSM 16646 and carries:
- the rpsO gene encoding 30S ribosomal protein S15, with product MALDKETKQNIIDKFKVHENDTGSPEVQIAILTERINQLTQHLKIHKKDHHSRRGLLKMVGKRRALLNYLKRKDMERYKNILEKLELRK
- a CDS encoding bifunctional riboflavin kinase/FAD synthetase; the protein is MKVYKDLDTLSVKTPAACGLGNFDGVHLGHQKLISELVTIADEKGLESFVVTFEPHPSKILFPEKSSPLITSLGQKQKVIEAHGVKNLVVIPFTRTFSEMSYEEFIDCVLIEKLKAKLVVVGYNFRFGSGGRGTVEELIIMGKKKGFDTLIIPPVTLEEKVVSSTLIRSMIERGDMVEARALLGRPFSIEGKVVTGEAIGRKLGFPTANVSFSPEIVVPAYGVYAVLVSLRGKFYKGIANVGEKPTFKRKVANNQPTLEVHIFDFNEQIYGEEVEVYFIERIRDERLFPDAKSLAQQVKQDFLRARSILDKVREPKQSIPYMSRL
- a CDS encoding polyribonucleotide nucleotidyltransferase, whose amino-acid sequence is MEVFKTEIAGRPFIIETGKLAQQANGAVLARYGDTVVLVTATASKEPREGVDFLPLTVDYEERLYAVGKIPGGFIKREGKPSEKAILSARVIDRPLRPLFPKGFRNDIQIIATILSVDQGNTPDVVAINGASIALCISDIPFEGPVGAVSVGLVDGNFIINPTVEQYEKSRLRLVVAGTKDAILMVEAGADEVTEEEMINAILFGHEEIKKIVKFQEEIIAKVGKPKMEVPVMEIDPELEKAVREYARDEILKAIRIYDKQEREAYLQKINEDTLLHFQDIYPEKEKEIAEVLYSILKEEVRNMITYEGIRPDGRKSTEIRPISCEVGILPRTHGSGLFTRGQTQVLTVATLGALGDVQILDGLELEESKRFMHHYNFPPYSTGETRMLRGPGRREIGHGALAERALEPMIPPEETFPYTIRLVSEVLSSNGSTSMASVCGSTLALMDAGVPIKAPVAGIAMGLIKQDDKVTILSDIQGIEDFLGDMDFKVAGTSKGITAIQMDIKIKGIDAEILKKALEQAREGRLYILEKMLATISSPRPELSPYAPRIFTTVIDPDKIREVIGPGGKMINKIIAETGVKIDIEDDGRIYIAAPNEAAGEKALDMIKNITQDVEVGKVYLGKVLRITNFGAFVEILPGKEGLVHISKLAKGRVKKVEDVVKIGDEILVKVTDIDKQGRINLSHKDVFQEHSPKNKNKAEA